In Pseudomonas fluorescens NCIMB 11764, a single window of DNA contains:
- a CDS encoding IclR family transcriptional regulator, with amino-acid sequence MTDSTERNENKNEVGVGAVSRLFAVLRTLGDTVEGGESVTQLAQRIGLSQPTTHRLLRSLMDEGMVEQDVRSKRYRLSLDFFALAARAGNTGNLRELVRPSLLRLSASLGDSLFLLARSGFDAICLDRSEGPFPIRTFTGDIGGRVALGVGQGSLAILAFLPEEERDTVIHYNLPRLKDFHLYDEVFLRSEVENVRALGYAGRNTGVLQGMAGVAVPILDREGRAVAALSVATVSDRLGPDRLPTVVDMLKREAALIGPRINPFDPLLRRPSQVFGQG; translated from the coding sequence ATGACTGATTCCACTGAGCGGAATGAAAATAAAAATGAAGTCGGCGTCGGTGCCGTCTCAAGACTGTTTGCCGTGTTGCGCACGTTGGGTGACACCGTCGAGGGCGGCGAGAGTGTGACGCAACTGGCCCAGCGCATCGGTTTGTCGCAACCGACCACGCACCGTCTGCTGCGCAGCCTGATGGACGAGGGTATGGTCGAGCAGGACGTGCGCAGTAAACGCTATCGCCTGAGCCTGGATTTTTTTGCCCTGGCAGCGCGTGCCGGCAACACCGGAAACCTGCGCGAGCTGGTGCGGCCGTCGTTGCTGCGGCTCTCGGCCTCGTTGGGGGATTCGTTGTTTTTGCTGGCGCGCAGCGGGTTTGATGCGATCTGCCTGGACCGCAGTGAAGGGCCGTTTCCGATCCGTACGTTTACCGGCGACATCGGCGGGCGGGTGGCGCTGGGTGTGGGGCAGGGCAGTCTGGCGATCCTGGCATTCCTGCCCGAAGAGGAACGCGACACGGTGATTCATTACAACTTGCCGCGGCTGAAGGATTTTCACCTGTATGACGAGGTGTTCCTGCGCTCGGAAGTCGAGAACGTGCGTGCCCTCGGTTACGCTGGGCGCAACACCGGCGTGTTGCAGGGCATGGCTGGTGTGGCGGTGCCGATTCTTGATCGTGAAGGGCGTGCGGTGGCGGCGTTGAGTGTTGCCACCGTGAGTGATCGGCTCGGGCCGGATCGTTTGCCCACGGTAGTGGACATGCTCAAGCGCGAAGCGGCGCTGATCGGGCCGCGGATCAATCCGTTTGATCCGCTGTTGCGCCGGCCATCTCAAGTCTTCGGGCAGGGTTGA
- a CDS encoding ABC transporter ATP-binding protein: MAFVQLEGLGKRYGEIDAVVATHLSVEKGEFVSLLGPSGCGKTTTLQMIAGFVEVTSGRILLDGRDITHAKPASRGLGVVFQSYALFPHMTVKDNVAFGLRMRKVPNGELQQRVDRVLKLVRLDQHAERYPRELSGGQRQRVALARALVIEPPVLLLDEPLSNLDANLREEMQFEIRRIQREVGITTLMVTHDQSEALSISDRVVVMQAGRITQIDAPYTLYEHPRTEFISGFVGKANLLPGERDSAGVVQVRSGGELTLSLRPEKIDLREKDHGRLQGQIVSRFFLGSQWLYGVSTPLGELCVVRRNDGSAPMNEGTAVGLDWDAALLRVLSVDEVSA; the protein is encoded by the coding sequence ATGGCTTTTGTGCAACTTGAAGGACTCGGCAAACGCTACGGTGAGATCGACGCCGTCGTCGCCACCCACCTCTCGGTCGAGAAAGGTGAGTTCGTTTCCCTGCTCGGCCCCTCCGGCTGCGGCAAAACCACCACCCTGCAAATGATCGCCGGCTTCGTCGAAGTCACCAGCGGGCGCATTTTGCTCGACGGTCGCGACATCACCCACGCCAAACCTGCCAGCCGCGGTTTGGGTGTGGTGTTCCAGAGCTACGCACTGTTCCCGCACATGACCGTCAAAGACAACGTCGCCTTCGGCCTGCGCATGCGCAAGGTGCCCAACGGCGAGTTGCAGCAGCGTGTGGACCGGGTGCTGAAACTGGTGCGTCTGGACCAGCACGCCGAGCGTTACCCACGAGAACTGTCAGGCGGTCAGCGCCAGCGTGTTGCCCTGGCCCGAGCGCTGGTGATCGAGCCGCCGGTGCTGTTGCTGGACGAGCCGTTGTCCAACCTCGACGCCAACCTGCGCGAAGAGATGCAGTTCGAGATCCGCCGCATCCAGCGCGAAGTCGGAATCACCACGTTGATGGTCACCCACGACCAGTCCGAAGCGCTGTCCATCAGCGACCGCGTGGTGGTGATGCAGGCCGGGCGCATTACCCAGATCGATGCGCCCTACACCCTTTACGAACACCCGCGCACCGAATTCATTTCCGGCTTCGTCGGCAAGGCCAATCTGCTGCCCGGCGAGCGTGACAGTGCGGGTGTGGTTCAGGTGCGCAGCGGCGGTGAACTGACCCTCAGCCTGCGCCCGGAAAAAATCGATCTGCGGGAAAAAGATCACGGCCGTCTGCAAGGCCAGATCGTCAGCCGCTTCTTCCTCGGCAGCCAATGGCTCTACGGCGTCTCCACGCCCCTGGGCGAGCTCTGCGTGGTGCGCCGCAACGATGGCTCGGCGCCGATGAACGAAGGCACGGCCGTCGGCCTGGACTGGGACGCGGCGCTCCTGCGGGTGCTGAGTGTCGACGAGGTGTCGGCATGA
- a CDS encoding ABC transporter permease gives MSTLVALRQGRQGYLLSAPALALYVCLLVIPLLLTLVLSFNVFDYSSGINGNAYTVDHYSSLLGDPYFYEIFLRTFWISALTTLLCVVIGVPEAYILSRMGAPWRSIFLILILTPLLISVVVRAFGWSLLLGADGLVNQTLQAFGGSPVKLLYTPFAVVIALVHVMLPFMIIPVWTSLQKLDPAAEQAALSLGASHLTVMRKVVLPQIMPGVLSGTLIVFGLAASSFAIPGLLGGRRIKMVATLIYDQYLSELNWPMGAAIAVALLLLNLLIMLSWNRMIEGRYKKSLG, from the coding sequence ATGAGCACGCTCGTCGCCCTTCGCCAGGGACGCCAGGGTTACCTGTTGTCGGCACCGGCGCTGGCGTTGTACGTCTGCCTGCTGGTGATCCCGCTGCTGCTGACGCTGGTGTTGTCGTTCAACGTCTTCGACTACAGCTCGGGCATCAACGGTAACGCCTACACCGTCGACCATTACAGCAGCCTGCTGGGTGACCCGTACTTCTACGAAATTTTCCTGCGCACGTTCTGGATCAGCGCCCTGACCACCCTGCTGTGCGTGGTGATCGGCGTGCCCGAGGCCTACATCCTCAGCCGCATGGGCGCGCCCTGGCGCTCGATTTTCCTGATTCTGATCCTCACGCCGTTGCTGATTTCGGTGGTGGTGCGCGCCTTCGGCTGGAGCCTGTTGCTCGGCGCCGACGGCCTGGTCAACCAGACCCTGCAAGCCTTCGGTGGCTCACCGGTAAAGCTGCTCTACACACCGTTCGCGGTAGTGATCGCGCTGGTCCACGTCATGCTGCCGTTCATGATCATTCCGGTCTGGACCTCGCTGCAGAAACTCGACCCCGCCGCCGAACAAGCGGCGTTGTCCCTGGGCGCCAGCCATCTCACGGTGATGCGCAAAGTGGTGCTGCCACAGATCATGCCCGGCGTGCTCTCCGGCACATTGATCGTGTTCGGCCTCGCCGCCAGCTCCTTCGCCATTCCCGGCCTGCTCGGCGGGCGCCGCATCAAGATGGTCGCCACGCTGATCTACGACCAGTACCTGTCGGAACTCAACTGGCCGATGGGCGCGGCCATCGCCGTCGCGCTGCTGTTGCTCAACCTGCTGATCATGCTGTCGTGGAACCGGATGATCGAAGGCCGCTACAAGAAGTCATTGGGATAA
- a CDS encoding ABC transporter permease, translating to MSKNGPFALLFHTLVVVFMLAPLVVVCLVAFTPENTLSLPTTEFSLRWFRAVFERADFVDSFYNSLILAFSAASLATLIAVPAALAITRFEFPGRDFFNGLFLSPIIIPHLVLGVALLRLFALMGVNGSFAWLIFAHVLVITPYVLRLVLASAIGLDRSAEHAAQSLGAGRLTLFRQITLPMILPGVAGGWLLAFINSFDEVTLSIFVTSPATQTLPVRMYVYATESIDPMMAAVSALVIALTAATMILLDRVYGLDRVLVGKQ from the coding sequence ATGTCCAAGAACGGTCCTTTCGCCCTGCTGTTCCATACCCTGGTGGTCGTGTTCATGTTGGCGCCGCTGGTGGTGGTGTGCCTCGTCGCGTTCACCCCGGAAAACACATTGAGCCTGCCGACCACTGAGTTTTCCTTGCGCTGGTTCCGTGCGGTGTTCGAGCGCGCCGACTTTGTCGATTCGTTTTACAACAGCCTGATCCTGGCGTTCAGCGCCGCCAGTCTGGCGACGTTGATTGCAGTGCCGGCAGCGTTGGCGATCACTCGCTTCGAGTTCCCCGGCCGGGACTTTTTCAACGGCCTGTTCCTGTCGCCGATCATCATTCCGCACCTGGTGCTGGGGGTTGCCCTGCTGCGTCTGTTCGCGCTGATGGGCGTCAACGGCAGCTTCGCCTGGCTGATCTTTGCTCACGTGCTGGTGATCACACCGTATGTGCTGCGTCTGGTGCTGGCGTCGGCCATCGGCCTGGATCGCAGCGCCGAACACGCCGCGCAATCGCTGGGTGCCGGGCGCCTCACGCTGTTCCGCCAGATCACCTTGCCGATGATTTTGCCTGGGGTCGCCGGTGGCTGGCTGCTGGCGTTCATCAACAGTTTCGACGAGGTCACGCTGTCGATCTTCGTCACTTCGCCAGCCACGCAAACCTTGCCGGTGCGCATGTACGTGTACGCCACCGAATCCATCGATCCGATGATGGCGGCGGTATCGGCCCTGGTGATTGCGCTGACCGCGGCGACCATGATTCTGCTCGACCGGGTGTACGGCCTGGATCGGGTTCTGGTGGGTAAACAATGA
- a CDS encoding (2Fe-2S)-binding protein: MALLKRLAEGDRPALDFTLDGQPASGLLGDTVLTAVLTCSEHLRGSDFSAEPRAGFCLMGACQDCWVRLGDGRRVRACSTLLEAGQHISREPGRAL, from the coding sequence ATGGCTCTGCTGAAACGACTGGCCGAAGGCGATCGCCCGGCCCTGGACTTTACCCTCGACGGCCAACCGGCCAGCGGGCTGCTCGGCGACACCGTGCTGACCGCGGTGCTGACGTGCAGCGAGCATTTGCGCGGCAGCGATTTCAGCGCCGAGCCTCGCGCCGGGTTTTGCTTGATGGGGGCGTGCCAGGACTGCTGGGTTCGGCTGGGCGATGGCCGGCGGGTGCGCGCGTGTTCGACGTTGCTCGAAGCCGGCCAACACATCAGCCGCGAACCGGGGCGTGCCCTATGA
- a CDS encoding NAD(P)/FAD-dependent oxidoreductase — translation MKSVVIIGAGPAGIRAAQTLVAHGIRPILLDEAARGGGQIYRRQPANFKRSAVKLYGFEARKAQALHQTIDELRDQLDYRPDTLVWNAEDGALDTLHEGCAARLEFSRVIVATGATDRVLPVQGWTLPGVYSLGAAQIALKFQGCAIGERVVFAGSGPLLYLVAYQYAKAGAKVVAVLDSSPFSAQARALPVLLSQPGTLAKGIYYRSWLTAHGIPVHQGATLKCINGEQRVQSLSWSNSSGEHSLDCDAVAFAHGLRSETQLADLLGCAFAWNPLNRAWLPQRDSAGRSSVAEVYLAGDGAGIMGADAAEMAGERAALALLEDNDYPIAPQRGRQLEQALGRIDTFRHGLERAFVFPENWAADTADDVMICRCEEVRAGDIREVVREGHWEINRVKAHCRVGMGRCQGRMCGAAAAEIIACESQRAVSGIGRLRAQAPIKPLPFGLEIEP, via the coding sequence ATGAAGTCCGTGGTGATCATCGGTGCCGGGCCGGCCGGGATTCGTGCGGCGCAGACTTTGGTTGCGCATGGCATACGCCCGATTCTGCTGGACGAAGCCGCACGCGGCGGCGGGCAGATTTATCGGCGTCAGCCGGCGAATTTCAAACGTTCGGCGGTCAAGCTGTATGGCTTCGAAGCCCGCAAGGCGCAGGCGTTGCATCAAACCATTGATGAGTTGCGCGACCAGCTCGATTACCGTCCCGACACCCTGGTGTGGAACGCCGAAGACGGTGCACTCGACACCTTGCACGAGGGCTGCGCGGCACGCCTGGAATTCTCTCGGGTGATCGTCGCCACCGGCGCCACCGACCGGGTTTTGCCGGTACAGGGCTGGACGCTGCCGGGTGTCTATAGCCTCGGCGCCGCGCAGATCGCCCTGAAATTCCAGGGCTGCGCCATCGGTGAACGAGTGGTGTTCGCCGGCAGCGGGCCGTTGCTGTATCTGGTGGCGTATCAATATGCCAAGGCCGGCGCCAAAGTGGTTGCGGTACTCGACAGCTCGCCGTTCAGCGCTCAGGCCCGTGCCCTGCCCGTCCTGCTGTCGCAACCGGGCACATTGGCCAAAGGCATCTATTACCGCAGCTGGTTGACCGCCCACGGCATCCCGGTGCATCAGGGCGCAACCTTGAAATGCATCAACGGCGAACAACGGGTGCAGTCGCTGAGCTGGTCCAACTCAAGCGGCGAGCATTCGCTGGACTGTGATGCCGTGGCCTTCGCCCACGGCCTGCGCAGCGAAACCCAACTGGCGGATCTGCTCGGCTGCGCATTCGCCTGGAACCCGCTCAACCGCGCCTGGCTGCCGCAACGCGACAGCGCCGGTCGCAGCAGTGTCGCCGAGGTTTACCTGGCCGGTGACGGCGCCGGCATCATGGGCGCCGACGCGGCGGAAATGGCCGGCGAACGCGCCGCCCTCGCCTTGCTCGAAGACAACGACTACCCGATCGCGCCGCAGCGTGGCAGGCAATTGGAGCAGGCACTTGGACGGATCGATACCTTCCGTCATGGCCTGGAACGCGCTTTCGTATTCCCCGAAAACTGGGCGGCCGATACCGCTGACGACGTAATGATCTGTCGCTGCGAAGAAGTGCGCGCCGGGGACATCCGCGAAGTGGTGCGCGAAGGCCATTGGGAAATCAATCGGGTCAAGGCCCATTGCCGGGTCGGCATGGGCCGCTGCCAGGGTCGGATGTGTGGTGCCGCGGCGGCGGAAATCATCGCCTGCGAAAGTCAGCGGGCGGTGTCCGGGATCGGTCGACTGCGAGCGCAGGCGCCGATCAAACCGTTGCCGTTTGGTCTGGAGATCGAACCATGA
- a CDS encoding NAD(P)/FAD-dependent oxidoreductase codes for MIEVDAVIIGGGIVGASAALFLSQAGRRVVLLERDFCGSHSSGVNYGGVRRQGRPLSQLPLSQRAHEIWSRLPQLIGIDGEYQRSGHLKLARSLDDLRALQDYAASSQGFGLDLQVFDRSELRARFPWVGEVAVGASFCPDDGHANPRLVSPAFARAARRHGAQVHEQCAVGAVEHDGQRFRISTQNGLELRAPWVLNCAGAWAGKLAEQFGEAVPMHAGHPAMLVTEPLPWVMNASTGVEGGGIYARQVARGNCVLGGGQGFALDDARARPGQHAVIEILRQAVELYPFLEGAQAIRTWSGTEGYLPDRQPVIGHSGTQPGLLHAFGFAGAGFQIGPAVGQALTEIICSGASTTSLDAFSITRFHSISVA; via the coding sequence ATGATCGAAGTCGATGCAGTCATCATTGGCGGCGGCATTGTCGGGGCTTCCGCTGCGCTTTTCCTGAGCCAGGCGGGCCGTCGCGTGGTGCTGCTGGAACGGGATTTTTGCGGCTCGCATTCCAGCGGCGTGAACTACGGTGGCGTGCGCCGCCAGGGCCGACCGCTGTCGCAACTGCCGCTGTCGCAACGTGCCCACGAGATCTGGAGCCGGTTGCCGCAGTTGATCGGCATCGACGGCGAGTACCAGCGCAGCGGCCACTTGAAACTGGCGCGCAGCCTCGATGACCTGCGCGCGTTGCAGGACTATGCCGCCAGCAGTCAGGGCTTTGGCCTCGATTTGCAGGTGTTCGATCGCAGTGAATTGCGCGCGCGCTTTCCGTGGGTCGGCGAGGTGGCGGTCGGTGCCTCGTTTTGTCCGGATGACGGTCACGCCAACCCGCGCCTGGTATCGCCAGCGTTTGCCCGTGCAGCACGGCGCCACGGCGCGCAGGTCCATGAACAATGCGCGGTGGGCGCGGTGGAGCACGACGGCCAGCGCTTTCGCATCAGCACTCAAAACGGTCTCGAACTGCGGGCCCCCTGGGTGTTGAACTGCGCCGGCGCGTGGGCGGGAAAACTGGCCGAGCAATTCGGCGAAGCCGTGCCGATGCACGCCGGCCACCCGGCGATGCTGGTCACCGAGCCGCTGCCGTGGGTGATGAACGCCAGCACCGGTGTCGAGGGCGGCGGCATCTATGCGCGCCAGGTCGCGCGCGGCAATTGTGTGTTGGGCGGCGGTCAGGGCTTTGCCCTCGACGACGCCCGCGCCCGCCCCGGTCAACACGCGGTGATCGAGATCCTGCGCCAGGCGGTCGAGCTCTACCCGTTTCTTGAAGGCGCCCAGGCGATTCGTACCTGGAGCGGCACCGAAGGTTACCTGCCCGACCGCCAGCCGGTGATCGGCCACAGTGGCACTCAACCCGGTCTGTTGCACGCGTTCGGCTTTGCCGGCGCAGGTTTCCAGATCGGTCCTGCGGTGGGCCAGGCGCTCACCGAGATCATCTGCAGCGGCGCTTCAACCACGTCGCTGGATGCGTTTTCCATCACCCGGTTTCACTCCATCTCCGTTGCTTGA
- a CDS encoding ABC transporter substrate-binding protein — MNNVKRTALLGMSCLGALLTVTQAQAEPTLYLGMNGGTMERLYADKVLPVFEKANNVKVVIVPGTSADILAKVQASKGNPQMHVMFLDDGIMYRAIAMGLCDKLEDSPTLAQIPAKGRIKDQAVAVSLGVTGLAYNTRLFKEKGWAAPTSWMDMADPRFKDKLVFQSMASSTFGLHGFLMFNRIQGGSETDVEPGFKAWPNTVGRNVLEYIPSSAKISEMLQTDEAALFPLTPTQVTALKLKGMPIEYAQPKEGAVVLNVAECAIANNTQPELAQKLAAFLLTPEAQAAALEDGDQIPSNPNTPTTDKTRGQVEAMKQYLTTAIAIDWDQVNEQRPAWNARWNRSIER, encoded by the coding sequence ATGAATAACGTCAAACGCACTGCACTGCTCGGTATGTCCTGCTTGGGCGCCTTGCTCACGGTCACCCAGGCCCAGGCCGAGCCGACGCTTTACCTCGGCATGAACGGCGGGACCATGGAGCGGCTCTACGCCGACAAGGTGCTGCCGGTGTTCGAGAAAGCCAATAACGTCAAAGTGGTGATTGTGCCCGGCACCTCCGCCGATATCCTGGCCAAGGTCCAGGCCAGCAAAGGCAACCCGCAGATGCACGTGATGTTCCTCGACGACGGCATCATGTACCGCGCCATCGCCATGGGCCTGTGCGACAAACTCGAGGACAGCCCGACCCTGGCGCAGATTCCGGCCAAGGGCCGTATCAAGGACCAGGCCGTGGCGGTCAGCCTCGGTGTCACGGGGTTGGCGTACAACACGCGATTGTTCAAGGAAAAAGGCTGGGCCGCGCCGACCTCGTGGATGGACATGGCCGACCCGCGTTTCAAGGACAAACTGGTATTCCAGTCGATGGCCTCGTCAACCTTCGGCCTGCACGGTTTCCTGATGTTCAACCGGATTCAGGGTGGCAGCGAAACCGACGTCGAACCCGGCTTCAAGGCGTGGCCGAACACTGTCGGGCGCAACGTGCTGGAATACATTCCGAGCTCGGCGAAGATTTCCGAAATGCTCCAGACCGACGAAGCGGCGCTGTTCCCGCTGACACCGACGCAAGTCACGGCGCTGAAACTCAAAGGCATGCCGATCGAGTACGCGCAACCGAAGGAAGGCGCGGTGGTGCTCAACGTTGCCGAATGCGCCATCGCCAACAACACCCAGCCGGAACTGGCACAGAAACTCGCCGCGTTTCTGCTGACGCCCGAGGCGCAAGCCGCTGCGCTTGAAGATGGCGATCAGATCCCGTCCAACCCGAATACCCCGACCACCGACAAGACTCGCGGCCAGGTCGAGGCGATGAAGCAGTACCTGACAACGGCGATTGCCATCGACTGGGATCAGGTCAACGAACAGCGCCCGGCGTGGAATGCGCGGTGGAATCGCAGTATCGAGCGGTAG
- the zapE gene encoding cell division protein ZapE, which yields MAVRPPDRSRFTPRWPALRRLFGKASTASASHCATGRAVHDYFRHKAHSQGYTLSHSQQRVIDCMAQHAAVLLGTSSKPLPGLYLHGAVGRGKSWLLDGFFQALPIAEKQRLHFHEFFARLHQGMFSHRDHPDALATTLDELLSDCRVLCFDEFHVHDIGDAMLITRLFKALFRRGILLLVTSNYPPEGLLPNPLYHARFKPVIDLINARMQVMEVGGPHDYRSQARHHAQQLFTQGHYIWPATVAQRQAFNLPEPDAPAIALPVGARHLPARYCEGRTIGFTFADLCDHPTAVMDYLELCRRFDHWIIDGLPNLADCPIAAQQRFINLVDVLYDQDKHLILLGQRSLRENLGGDAIDLARTRSRLGQLVEVREPV from the coding sequence GTGGCCGTTCGACCGCCTGACCGTTCGCGATTCACACCACGCTGGCCTGCGCTGCGCCGCCTCTTCGGCAAGGCATCGACCGCCTCCGCCAGTCATTGCGCGACGGGACGCGCCGTCCATGACTACTTTCGCCACAAGGCTCATTCCCAGGGTTACACACTCAGCCACAGCCAACAGCGCGTGATCGACTGCATGGCGCAGCACGCCGCGGTACTGCTTGGTACTTCATCGAAACCATTGCCGGGGCTTTACCTGCATGGCGCCGTCGGTCGCGGAAAGAGCTGGTTGCTCGACGGTTTTTTCCAGGCCCTGCCCATCGCGGAAAAACAGCGCCTGCACTTTCATGAGTTTTTCGCCCGCCTGCACCAGGGCATGTTCAGTCATCGCGACCACCCTGATGCGCTGGCGACCACGCTGGACGAGCTGCTGAGCGATTGCCGGGTCCTGTGCTTCGACGAGTTTCACGTCCATGACATCGGCGATGCAATGCTCATTACGCGGTTGTTCAAGGCCCTGTTCCGCCGCGGCATCCTGCTGTTGGTCACGTCGAATTACCCACCCGAAGGTTTGCTGCCCAACCCGCTCTACCATGCGCGTTTCAAACCGGTGATCGACTTGATCAACGCCCGCATGCAAGTGATGGAAGTCGGCGGCCCTCACGATTACCGCAGTCAGGCGAGACATCACGCCCAGCAGCTGTTTACCCAAGGCCACTACATTTGGCCGGCCACCGTGGCACAGCGTCAGGCGTTCAACCTGCCCGAACCCGACGCGCCGGCCATTGCTCTGCCCGTCGGGGCTCGACATCTTCCAGCCCGGTATTGCGAAGGACGCACCATCGGATTCACCTTCGCCGACCTGTGCGACCACCCCACCGCGGTCATGGATTACCTGGAACTGTGCCGCCGTTTCGATCACTGGATCATCGACGGGCTGCCCAACCTCGCCGACTGCCCGATCGCCGCGCAGCAGCGCTTCATCAATCTGGTGGACGTTTTGTATGACCAGGACAAGCATTTGATCCTGCTGGGCCAGCGGTCGTTGCGCGAGAACCTGGGCGGCGATGCCATTGATCTGGCACGCACCCGCAGCCGGCTGGGGCAGTTGGTGGAGGTCAGGGAACCGGTCTGA
- a CDS encoding protein kinase — protein MDTLAQLRAGLLAGSTRLDLAAGLTEFPREILDLADSLEVLNLSGNALSALPDDFHRLTRLRVLFCDRNHFSELPACLGRCAALTMLGFKSNRIETVPGAALPPLLRWLILTDNRISELPAELGERPHLQKLMLAGNRLQRLPESLSNCHRLELTRIAANQLTELPEWLLTLPSLTWLAYAGNPLETEADAAVLEATPTIPWSQLSLEQQLGEGASGVIHQALWKQATPVAVKLYKGEMTSDGSPLHEMNACMTAGLHPNLIRVEGRIIDHPQAQAGLVMELIEPSYRNLAGLPSLASCSRDVYASDTRFSAGVALRIACGIASVAEHLHRQGITHGDLYGHNIMWNEQGDCLLGDFGAASFHSTEDSLESRALQRIEVRAFGVLLGELLERIDSGLSDEVHERLEDLQQRCSQPDVLARPGFSEIVRELARLN, from the coding sequence ATGGATACCCTTGCGCAACTGCGCGCCGGCCTGCTGGCTGGCTCCACTCGCCTGGACCTGGCCGCCGGCCTGACGGAATTCCCCAGGGAAATCCTCGACCTCGCGGACTCGCTCGAGGTGCTCAACCTCAGTGGCAACGCCTTGAGCGCCCTGCCGGACGACTTTCACCGCCTGACCCGTTTGCGTGTGTTGTTCTGCGACCGCAACCATTTCAGCGAGTTGCCCGCCTGCCTTGGCCGGTGCGCCGCGCTGACCATGCTCGGGTTCAAGTCCAACCGCATCGAAACCGTACCGGGCGCTGCGCTGCCACCGCTGTTGCGCTGGCTGATCCTCACGGACAACCGCATCAGCGAACTGCCCGCCGAACTGGGTGAACGTCCCCACCTGCAAAAGCTGATGCTGGCCGGCAATCGATTGCAGCGCTTGCCCGAGAGCCTGAGCAATTGCCATCGCCTCGAGCTGACCCGCATCGCCGCCAACCAGTTGACCGAACTGCCCGAATGGCTGCTGACCCTGCCAAGCCTGACCTGGCTGGCTTACGCCGGTAATCCGTTGGAAACAGAGGCGGATGCGGCCGTGCTCGAGGCCACGCCGACGATTCCCTGGTCGCAGCTCAGTCTGGAACAACAATTGGGAGAAGGCGCCTCCGGGGTCATTCATCAGGCGTTGTGGAAACAGGCAACGCCGGTCGCGGTGAAACTCTACAAGGGTGAAATGACCAGCGATGGCTCGCCGCTGCACGAAATGAACGCCTGCATGACCGCCGGTCTTCACCCTAACCTGATCCGGGTCGAAGGACGGATCATCGATCACCCGCAGGCGCAGGCCGGGCTGGTCATGGAGCTGATCGAACCGAGTTATCGCAACCTCGCCGGGTTGCCGAGCCTGGCGTCCTGCAGCCGCGATGTCTACGCCAGCGACACCCGCTTCAGCGCTGGCGTGGCCCTGCGGATCGCCTGCGGCATCGCGTCGGTGGCCGAGCATCTGCACCGTCAGGGCATCACCCACGGCGACCTCTATGGCCACAACATTATGTGGAACGAACAGGGTGATTGCCTGTTAGGGGACTTTGGCGCAGCGTCTTTCCATTCGACGGAGGACAGCCTTGAAAGCCGTGCATTGCAACGGATCGAGGTGCGTGCGTTTGGGGTGCTGTTGGGGGAATTGCTGGAGCGGATCGATTCGGGGTTGAGCGATGAGGTGCATGAGCGGCTGGAAGATTTGCAGCAGCGTTGCAGTCAGCCGGATGTGCTGGCGCGGCCGGGGTTCAGCGAGATTGTGCGGGAGCTGGCCAGGTTGAACTGA
- a CDS encoding YebC/PmpR family DNA-binding transcriptional regulator gives MGAQWKVKHKEAAANAKGKIFGKLVKEITIAARNGADTATNAHLRLVVEQAKKASMPRETLERAIKKGSGQLGETVQYHRVTYEGFAPHQVPLIVECVTDNINRTVAEIRVAFRKGQLGASGSVAWDFDHVGMIEASPDSPDADPEMAAIEAGAQDFEPADDGATLFITEATDLDSVQKALPEQGFTVLSAKLGYKPKNPVSGLSDEQMAEVEAFLEGLDNHDDVQDMFVGLAG, from the coding sequence ATGGGCGCACAGTGGAAGGTTAAACACAAAGAAGCGGCAGCCAACGCCAAGGGCAAGATCTTCGGCAAACTGGTGAAGGAAATCACCATCGCTGCGCGCAACGGTGCCGATACCGCCACCAACGCACACCTGCGTCTGGTGGTCGAACAGGCGAAAAAGGCTTCGATGCCCCGCGAAACCCTGGAACGTGCGATCAAGAAAGGCTCCGGCCAGCTCGGCGAAACCGTGCAATACCATCGCGTGACGTATGAAGGGTTCGCTCCGCATCAGGTGCCGCTGATCGTTGAGTGCGTGACTGACAATATCAACCGCACCGTCGCGGAAATCCGCGTCGCGTTCCGCAAGGGGCAATTGGGCGCGTCCGGTTCCGTGGCCTGGGATTTCGACCATGTGGGCATGATCGAGGCGTCCCCGGACAGCCCGGATGCCGATCCGGAAATGGCTGCCATCGAAGCCGGCGCTCAGGATTTCGAGCCTGCCGACGACGGCGCAACCTTGTTCATCACCGAAGCGACCGACCTGGATTCGGTACAGAAAGCCTTGCCCGAGCAGGGTTTCACCGTGTTGTCGGCGAAGCTGGGTTACAAGCCGAAGAACCCGGTCAGCGGCTTGAGCGACGAGCAGATGGCTGAAGTTGAAGCTTTCCTGGAAGGCCTGGATAACCACGATGACGTGCAGGACATGTTTGTCGGGTTGGCCGGTTAA